A genomic stretch from Aedes albopictus strain Foshan chromosome 2, AalbF5, whole genome shotgun sequence includes:
- the LOC134288793 gene encoding uncharacterized protein LOC134288793, translated as MAHFQHLQSLTLVGDIDNGTGDITAEVEVNGQLPFLDLLVIRQEDGSVKTDWYAKPISSGRILNYFSFHSTDQKLAVVNNFIDRVRSLSTIRTREQQDQLIHQHLHKNDYPHTLINRLLHQPRRSENTDKPAVYRSIPYIHGLTPAIKKIISNSGLVMGISHSNKNTVGNLYRSAKDPIPALNKNNAIYRIDCRDCPSTYIGMTTNKLRTRMYGHQTHVNTLEARLAEGYQYTDPEIQQLQEKSALMDHCINHQHRFNIQQPTIVDITYKSQALQVLEMCHIATTYNTVNHRTDTDNLSCAYANLLSTIKNRREERNASSTTNRYRQNTNDLTTQLTQTNPITLTPPTINTPQ; from the coding sequence ATGGCACATTTCCAACACTTGCAGAGCTTGACTCTTGTAGGTGATATCGACAATGGAACAGGTGATATCACAGCAGAAGTGGAAGTAAACGGTCAACTACCCTTCCTCGACCTGCTGGTGATAAGACAGGAAGATGGCAGCGTCAAAACTGATTGGTACGCAAAACCAATTTCGTCAGGTCGAATTTTGAATTACTTTTCGTTTCATTCAACCGACCAAAAACTTGCGGTGGTAAACAACTTCATTGACCGGGTCCGCAGTTTGAGCACCATCCGCACTAGAGAACAACAAGATCAGCTGATCCACCAacacctacacaaaaacgattacCCCCACACCCTCATCAACCGACTGCTACATCAACCACGACGATCCGAGAATACAGACAAACCGGCTGTCTATCGATCGATTCCGTACATCCACGGTCTAACACCGGCAATTAAAAAGATCATCAGCAACAGTGGGCTGGTTATGGGCATCTCTCACAGCAACAAAAACACTGTCGGGAATTTGTACAGAAGCGCCAAGGACCCCATACCGGCGCTCAACAAAAACAACGCTATATACAGAATTGACTGTAGAGACTGTCCCAGTACCTACATCGGGATGACCACCAACAAGCTGCGCACTCGCATgtatggccaccaaacccacgtcaACACTCTCGAAGCCAGATTAGCAGAAGGTTACCAATACACTGATCCGGAAATCCAGCAGCTGCAAGAGAAATCGGCACTGATGGACCACTGCATCAACCACCAACACCGCTTCAACATCCAACAACCCACCATTGTCGATATCACCTACAAGAGTCAAGCTCTGCAAGTGTTGGAAATGTGCCATATAGCGACGACTTACAACACGGTCAATCATCGGACAGACACCGACAACTTAAGCTGTGCGTACGCAAATCTACTCTCGACGATCAAAAACCGAAGAGAAGAGAGAAATGCGTCGTCTACCACTAACCGATATCGACAAAATACAAACGATCTAACCACCCAACTAACACAAACAAATCCGATCACCCTGACACCGCCAACTATTAACACCCCACAGTAA